Proteins encoded within one genomic window of Leptolyngbya sp. SIO1E4:
- a CDS encoding filamentous hemagglutinin N-terminal domain-containing protein, producing MIQDQTVWVYRFGWVAALGTAIASSPIAVQAQITPDNTLGAEASTVGNGVVDGNPVPLIEGGAARGSNLFHSFSEFNVGTGEAVYFGNPAGIENILSRVTGGNLSNIDGILGVDGGANLFLLNPNGIVFGPNAQLDIAGSFTASAGHRFAFVDGSEFSATSPQSGGLLTVSVPLGVQLNDAAQGDIVNQGVLRIFEGQNLTLFGNRVENRGTLLARGSSDIVLATPQTAGSEVLLNGGSVSINVLILSPLGGGNVLITTHNLTVQNDGAIATRTLGQVDSGQIQISATGDVIVENGGSIETSTFVLGNSGPIQISATGNVVVEGEGSTIASTVQPNAVGDSGGIEITTTNLSVLDAAAVNARTRGRGSSGQVQISATGNVVVEGEGSTIASTVGEGAVGDSGGIKITTTNLSVLDAAAVNASTSGQGNSGRVEVAATGDVVVAGNDSFIVSQVGEGAVGDSGGIEITTANLSVLNDGSVSASTFGQGNAGRVEIEAIDNVVVQGTDNGDDDRSFIVSQVAPGAAGNSGGIAIITTALSVLNDASVSASTRGQGNSGRVEIEASDVVVEGERSIISSQVNSGAEGDSGGVDITTHTLSVLDNAAVSARTLGTGDAGPMRIEAGEITLASGNSEIISDTRSDGDGGGLQLVALEDALTISGPGRIAVETRSTGQAGNIEVTAERFTLADGVTLSASTTGPSIGGNITVTADETTLRNGSQIAVNSSGTGQGGNLTLTGEQLTLEDRSLITAETASTDGGNLTFTLDDYLLLRDGSTISTDAGTDAAGGNGGNITLNLTDGFIVAVPEEDSDITANAFAGDGGNVTVTARSLLGIAFRPQETPLSDITASSQFGNSGTVSITELSPDVFQEGEELPVETAPPPLAAGCRAPGAQSGSFVITGRGGLPTNPIDVLEADSIWQDLAPLTETDEVDASSTLPAAEPEVAAPNAPLVQAQGWTRNADGTVTLLAHRSETPAPFETPQGCESHHGTRGVAGAERL from the coding sequence ATGATTCAGGACCAAACGGTATGGGTTTATCGCTTTGGCTGGGTGGCTGCGCTGGGGACGGCGATCGCCTCTAGCCCGATTGCGGTACAAGCACAAATTACCCCAGACAACACTTTGGGCGCTGAGGCTTCGACGGTGGGTAATGGCGTCGTAGACGGGAACCCTGTGCCGCTCATTGAGGGCGGCGCGGCGCGGGGCAGCAATCTGTTCCACAGCTTCAGTGAGTTCAATGTCGGCACGGGCGAGGCGGTGTACTTTGGTAACCCAGCGGGGATTGAGAATATCCTCAGCCGGGTGACGGGGGGCAATCTCTCTAATATCGATGGGATCCTAGGGGTCGATGGCGGCGCTAATCTGTTTCTGCTGAATCCTAACGGCATTGTGTTTGGCCCCAATGCCCAGCTGGATATTGCCGGGTCGTTTACCGCCAGCGCCGGACATCGATTTGCCTTTGTGGATGGTAGTGAGTTTAGCGCCACCTCACCCCAATCAGGAGGGTTGCTCACGGTGAGTGTGCCGTTGGGCGTTCAGCTCAATGATGCAGCTCAGGGGGATATCGTCAACCAAGGGGTGTTAAGGATCTTTGAAGGGCAAAACCTGACGCTGTTTGGCAACAGGGTGGAGAACCGTGGAACATTGCTGGCACGGGGCAGTAGCGATATTGTTCTGGCCACGCCCCAGACGGCTGGCAGCGAAGTATTACTAAATGGTGGAAGCGTCAGTATAAATGTCCTAATCCTCTCTCCTTTAGGTGGCGGTAATGTTCTGATTACAACCCATAACCTCACTGTCCAAAACGATGGAGCTATAGCGACTAGGACGCTTGGGCAAGTCGATTCAGGTCAGATCCAGATTTCAGCGACAGGCGATGTCATCGTCGAAAATGGTGGATCTATAGAAACAAGTACATTTGTCCTAGGTAATTCTGGCCCAATTCAGATTTCAGCGACAGGCAATGTCGTCGTCGAGGGCGAGGGCTCCACCATTGCTAGCACAGTACAGCCTAACGCTGTAGGCGATAGCGGGGGAATCGAGATCACCACCACCAACCTCTCCGTGCTCGATGCTGCAGCAGTCAATGCCAGGACCAGAGGGCGGGGCAGTTCCGGCCAGGTCCAGATTTCAGCGACAGGCAATGTCGTCGTCGAGGGCGAGGGCTCCACCATTGCCAGCACAGTGGGGGAAGGGGCCGTGGGCGATAGCGGGGGAATCAAGATCACCACCACCAACCTCTCCGTGCTCGATGCTGCAGCAGTCAATGCCAGTACCTCTGGCCAAGGCAATTCTGGGCGGGTCGAGGTTGCAGCCACGGGCGACGTCGTTGTCGCTGGCAATGACTCCTTCATTGTCAGCCAGGTGGGGGAAGGGGCCGTGGGCGATAGCGGGGGAATCGAGATCACCACCGCCAACCTCTCCGTTCTCAATGATGGCTCAGTGTCTGCTAGTACCTTTGGTCAAGGCAATGCTGGGCGAGTCGAGATTGAAGCCATAGACAATGTCGTCGTTCAGGGCACTGACAATGGCGACGATGATCGCTCCTTCATTGTCAGCCAAGTGGCTCCGGGAGCTGCAGGCAATAGTGGGGGAATCGCTATTATCACCACCGCCCTCTCCGTTCTCAATGATGCCTCAGTGTCTGCCAGTACCAGGGGGCAAGGCAATTCTGGGCGGGTCGAGATTGAGGCTAGTGATGTCGTTGTCGAGGGCGAGCGTTCTATCATTTCCAGCCAAGTGAATTCCGGAGCAGAGGGTGATAGCGGTGGGGTCGATATCACCACCCACACTCTCTCCGTTCTCGATAATGCTGCAGTGAGTGCCCGCACCTTGGGTACAGGCGATGCAGGCCCCATGCGTATTGAGGCAGGCGAGATTACGCTTGCTAGTGGTAACAGCGAGATAATTTCTGACACTCGCAGCGATGGCGATGGGGGCGGTCTGCAGTTGGTTGCCCTTGAGGATGCCCTCACCATCAGCGGTCCCGGTCGGATTGCGGTGGAAACCAGAAGCACCGGGCAAGCCGGAAACATCGAGGTCACTGCTGAGCGCTTTACCCTCGCTGATGGCGTGACTCTCTCCGCCTCCACCACCGGCCCGAGCATTGGAGGCAACATCACTGTCACCGCTGATGAAACTACCCTGCGCAACGGTAGCCAAATCGCGGTTAACTCTAGCGGAACGGGGCAGGGCGGCAACCTCACGCTGACGGGTGAACAGCTGACGCTTGAGGATAGGAGTCTCATCACGGCTGAGACTGCCAGCACCGATGGCGGTAACCTCACCTTTACCCTGGACGACTATCTGCTGCTACGAGACGGCAGTACGATTTCGACCGATGCCGGTACTGATGCAGCGGGGGGTAATGGCGGCAACATCACCCTGAATCTGACCGATGGCTTTATCGTGGCGGTTCCGGAGGAAGATAGCGACATCACCGCCAATGCCTTTGCAGGGGATGGGGGCAATGTCACTGTCACCGCCCGGAGTCTCTTGGGCATCGCCTTCCGCCCGCAGGAAACCCCCCTCAGCGACATCACCGCCAGTTCCCAATTTGGCAACAGCGGCACGGTCAGCATCACTGAACTCAGCCCCGATGTGTTTCAAGAAGGCGAGGAGCTGCCGGTGGAGACGGCGCCGCCGCCCTTAGCTGCTGGTTGCCGTGCCCCCGGTGCCCAGAGCGGTAGCTTTGTCATCACGGGGCGGGGCGGGCTGCCCACTAACCCCATCGATGTCCTGGAAGCCGATAGCATCTGGCAAGACTTAGCCCCGTTGACGGAAACCGACGAGGTAGACGCGTCTTCAACCCTCCCTGCAGCGGAGCCCGAGGTCGCGGCTCCAAATGCGCCCCTTGTTCAGGCTCAGGGCTGGACGCGCAATGCCGACGGCACCGTGACGTTGCTGGCCCACCGTTCAGAGACACCGGCGCCTTTTGAGACCCCTCAGGGCTGCGAATCGCACCATGGCACGAGGGGTGTAGCAGGTGCAGAGAGGCTATAA
- a CDS encoding PAS domain-containing protein — protein sequence MPTLLYQLQDFYFEPAHYQRILDQLFEQGAIHGVEIRLCRADETDFWVSASMQTLIHQGEEIILSALCDISDRKAAGEALRVAEENHRSIFENAIGGIYQSTLDGHFLRVNKALADMLGYPSPEAMLEAVTAIRSQIYVEPACRRQFRQLLEEHGHVNRFEYQAYRNNGDIIWLVESARIVRDRSGKVLYYEGILEDQTQRKLEETALKREVEQLRIEIDQAKLTRQVTEITQSEYFQQLQANAEILRFKNANTAQNLPPSPPAKILMDCPSGSEV from the coding sequence ATGCCAACGCTACTATACCAGCTGCAAGATTTTTATTTTGAGCCAGCTCACTATCAACGCATTCTGGATCAACTTTTTGAGCAAGGGGCTATCCACGGGGTTGAGATTCGACTCTGCCGAGCCGATGAGACTGATTTTTGGGTGAGTGCATCCATGCAAACTCTGATCCATCAGGGTGAAGAAATCATCCTCAGCGCCCTATGCGATATCAGCGATCGTAAAGCTGCTGGAGAAGCCCTCAGAGTAGCAGAAGAAAACCACCGCAGTATCTTTGAGAATGCCATAGGGGGAATTTATCAATCCACACTGGATGGGCATTTCTTGCGCGTGAACAAAGCCCTGGCAGACATGCTTGGTTATCCATCGCCGGAGGCAATGCTAGAAGCCGTTACTGCTATCAGATCGCAAATTTACGTTGAGCCTGCCTGCCGGAGACAGTTTCGTCAATTACTTGAAGAACATGGCCACGTCAATCGCTTTGAATATCAAGCTTATCGAAACAATGGAGACATTATTTGGCTGGTTGAAAGTGCCAGAATTGTCCGCGATCGCAGCGGTAAGGTTCTCTACTACGAGGGTATTCTCGAAGATCAAACCCAACGCAAACTCGAAGAAACTGCCCTGAAACGAGAAGTCGAACAACTCCGTATTGAAATTGATCAGGCTAAACTAACCCGCCAGGTAACTGAGATCACTCAGTCGGAATACTTTCAGCAGCTACAGGCAAATGCAGAAATCCTCCGGTTTAAGAACGCAAATACCGCCCAGAATCTTCCCCCATCCCCTCCAGCCAAAATACTGATGGACTGCCCCTCAGGTTCGGAGGTTTAG
- a CDS encoding 50S ribosome-binding GTPase, with protein sequence MTPRKGELYPPSVAVIGGTNVGKSTLTNALLGFDVASANQQAAYTRNVTGFVPNHLNPSTVLEGRSYAFWGFEHSVVVDKTHGEADQVYLRQLPASAQIQDSVLWDTPDVDSVAAQSHIHSVFEAASLAKVVLFVTTGQKYHDMAAVEVLERLLEMCIPVVVVFNQHTEPQEALAHELRHSLRTRLSDPQRILYLIDVHRIPRLRTGDALYDHANISILRHQIKCCLENIPDDRQNAGRAFISSHFDELLSPALERVQSVKEWEQAVKSAVAESVDAFSAIIPSSDAILNFDEASESLVSITMPAGVVAALTDADRKLINNISKTIATNKQRFNHSSFWNQLDKIWLSERRKLTSKLKTLAEAHERAIEQTILQTAEAMSDAIANESDLLKGFRNRLNTLAGDTSDDQRGVGGRLRQLIRPVTKRVDAGATRANIVLVTFNFNNELRSQLKSTGEERILRERVDRLIGYGQQALKDTGGLGPSDSDRITSLPSRIPVALAAPETESSGHSVDS encoded by the coding sequence ATGACACCTCGCAAAGGGGAGCTCTACCCACCATCAGTTGCCGTAATTGGGGGCACAAACGTGGGCAAAAGTACACTCACAAACGCACTCCTGGGCTTTGATGTTGCAAGTGCCAATCAGCAGGCTGCCTATACCCGCAATGTCACTGGGTTTGTGCCTAATCACCTCAACCCCAGTACGGTGCTAGAGGGGCGCTCCTATGCATTCTGGGGGTTCGAACACAGCGTTGTTGTGGACAAAACACACGGCGAAGCCGATCAGGTATATCTACGTCAATTACCGGCAAGCGCACAGATTCAGGACAGTGTGCTTTGGGACACACCTGATGTCGATTCGGTTGCCGCTCAAAGTCATATTCATTCAGTATTTGAGGCTGCATCGCTGGCAAAAGTCGTGCTGTTTGTCACCACTGGCCAGAAGTATCACGATATGGCAGCCGTTGAAGTCCTGGAACGGCTACTAGAAATGTGTATTCCGGTTGTGGTGGTTTTTAATCAACATACGGAGCCGCAAGAGGCCCTCGCGCACGAACTCCGCCATTCTCTACGCACGCGGCTCTCGGACCCACAGCGGATTCTTTATCTTATTGATGTTCACCGTATTCCTCGCCTCCGGACAGGAGATGCCCTGTATGACCACGCAAATATATCCATCCTGAGGCATCAGATAAAGTGCTGCCTGGAGAACATCCCGGACGATCGCCAAAACGCCGGACGAGCATTCATTTCATCACACTTCGATGAACTGCTATCGCCCGCATTGGAACGTGTGCAATCCGTAAAAGAATGGGAGCAAGCGGTGAAGTCGGCAGTGGCTGAATCGGTAGACGCATTCAGCGCAATCATTCCGTCATCAGATGCGATATTAAATTTCGATGAGGCAAGCGAGTCGCTGGTGTCAATCACAATGCCCGCAGGGGTAGTCGCGGCACTCACAGATGCAGATCGTAAACTCATAAACAACATATCAAAAACGATTGCGACAAATAAGCAAAGATTCAATCATTCCAGCTTCTGGAATCAACTCGACAAAATCTGGCTGTCCGAACGCCGTAAACTCACCTCCAAACTTAAGACGTTAGCGGAAGCCCATGAACGGGCGATCGAACAAACCATTTTGCAAACAGCCGAGGCGATGTCCGATGCTATTGCCAACGAATCTGATCTCTTAAAGGGCTTTCGCAATCGCCTCAATACCTTAGCGGGTGATACATCGGATGATCAAAGGGGTGTTGGAGGCCGACTCCGCCAACTCATTCGCCCAGTCACGAAGCGAGTCGATGCCGGTGCGACGCGCGCCAACATCGTACTTGTGACCTTTAACTTCAACAATGAGCTGCGTAGTCAACTGAAAAGCACGGGCGAAGAACGGATCCTGCGGGAGCGGGTCGATCGTCTTATCGGGTATGGACAACAAGCGCTCAAAGATACCGGCGGGCTCGGCCCATCAGATAGTGATCGTATTACTTCGTTGCCCAGTCGCATCCCAGTTGCTCTGGCCGCGCCCGAGACCGAGTCGAGTGGTCATAGCGTGGACAGTTGA
- a CDS encoding CHASE2 domain-containing protein, translated as MGQRILLNLSLGDWQTGFPSVTAQLWEYNQQPIQFVGSLPAAPHLEIQYQRWQQLYKAIYGIQTNWRRSADFEFDTAEPTNISQQDFETLCATLQTDLNQWLMAPTFTPIERWIRTHLTPQDEIRVMLTAQAKTVLRFPWRLWHLFEDYPNAELSLSLPTYSRSLKQALPQSAARVKILAVLGNDEGIDIATDQKLLGQLPAAQVTLLAQPTLSDLQHHLWEGHWDVLFFAGHSTSQGQGHLQVNATESLTVEQLKYALRRAIANGLQLAILNSCDGLGLAWELADLHLPQTIVMGEPVPDAIAHQFLKGFLEAFSQGQPLYHSVREAREKLHGLTQLGHCAAWLPVIVQNPAEEPPTWLKLLGQPASTVDRSETQLAASTSAAISPPPTRWLPPRKVSFIALSVAAVVLGLRWLGLLQGVELRAYDALMKLRPTESPDPRLVVITVDERDIRAQTSPERRGSLSDETLYQVLEILSDYQPRIIGLDIYRDFQASTGELEEALKQPNILGVCKSIDPIFDPVGIGPPPEMPPEQVGFSDFIEETDGILRRQLLTIAPEAVSPCTARYGFAALVALHYLGGDGIESTFTQAGNWQLGETVLPRLQPRTGGLQRMDSRGNQLLLNYRALLSPDQIATKVPLQDLLARQVNPESIRDRIVLIGVTSTTGDYWSTPYGVQTQNKTPGVFLQAQKISQIISTVQDGRPLIWVWPQWAEASCIAAAAIVGSLLACRWKSSKLSLACLLLAAALGVGAWAALLIGGWLPLTPTLIALGGGAVATKTALPSK; from the coding sequence ATGGGACAGCGAATTTTGCTGAATCTGAGTTTGGGAGATTGGCAAACAGGCTTTCCGAGTGTGACTGCCCAACTCTGGGAATACAACCAGCAACCCATACAGTTTGTCGGTAGTTTGCCCGCAGCTCCCCATTTAGAAATTCAATATCAACGCTGGCAGCAGCTCTACAAAGCGATTTACGGGATCCAGACAAACTGGCGACGATCCGCCGATTTTGAGTTTGATACTGCCGAGCCTACCAACATCTCACAGCAGGACTTTGAAACCCTGTGCGCGACCCTGCAAACAGACCTGAATCAGTGGCTCATGGCGCCAACGTTCACCCCGATTGAACGCTGGATTCGAACCCACCTGACCCCCCAGGATGAGATCCGCGTCATGCTGACGGCTCAAGCTAAGACCGTCCTCCGATTTCCCTGGCGGCTCTGGCACTTATTCGAGGATTATCCTAACGCTGAGCTATCCCTGAGTTTGCCGACCTACAGTCGGTCTCTCAAACAGGCGCTGCCTCAATCTGCAGCCAGGGTCAAAATCCTGGCGGTGCTGGGCAATGACGAGGGTATCGACATTGCTACAGACCAAAAACTGTTAGGGCAGTTACCGGCAGCCCAGGTAACGCTGCTGGCCCAGCCAACCCTATCCGATTTACAGCATCACTTATGGGAAGGCCATTGGGATGTACTGTTTTTTGCGGGTCATAGTACTAGCCAAGGTCAAGGGCATTTACAGGTCAACGCGACGGAGTCGCTGACGGTTGAGCAACTCAAGTATGCGCTGCGGCGGGCCATTGCCAACGGTCTGCAACTGGCAATTTTGAACTCTTGTGACGGTTTAGGCTTGGCTTGGGAGCTGGCCGATTTGCATTTACCCCAAACCATTGTGATGGGCGAACCCGTGCCAGATGCGATCGCCCACCAGTTCCTCAAGGGTTTTCTGGAAGCGTTTTCTCAAGGGCAGCCCCTTTACCACTCGGTGCGCGAAGCCCGCGAGAAACTGCATGGCCTTACCCAATTGGGCCACTGCGCTGCCTGGCTACCCGTGATTGTGCAAAACCCAGCCGAAGAACCACCCACTTGGCTGAAGCTGCTGGGCCAACCCGCATCGACGGTAGATCGGTCTGAGACACAGTTAGCTGCATCCACTTCCGCCGCGATCTCGCCGCCTCCGACGCGCTGGTTGCCACCGCGCAAAGTCAGCTTCATTGCGTTAAGTGTGGCAGCGGTAGTGCTAGGGCTGCGCTGGCTGGGGTTGCTGCAGGGGGTAGAACTCCGAGCTTACGACGCCCTGATGAAACTGCGCCCCACAGAATCCCCCGATCCTCGGCTGGTGGTGATCACAGTGGATGAAAGGGACATTCGGGCTCAAACCTCTCCAGAACGGCGGGGTTCTCTTTCGGATGAGACTCTGTACCAGGTTCTGGAGATCTTGTCTGACTATCAGCCTCGGATTATTGGGTTAGATATCTATCGCGATTTTCAAGCGAGTACAGGTGAGTTGGAGGAGGCGCTGAAACAACCCAATATCTTGGGCGTGTGCAAAAGCATTGATCCCATTTTCGATCCGGTCGGGATTGGCCCACCTCCAGAGATGCCCCCAGAGCAAGTCGGCTTTAGCGACTTCATCGAGGAGACGGATGGCATTTTGCGACGGCAATTGCTCACCATCGCGCCAGAGGCGGTGTCTCCTTGCACAGCTCGCTATGGGTTTGCGGCCTTAGTGGCGCTTCACTATTTAGGTGGCGACGGCATTGAATCAACGTTTACTCAGGCGGGCAACTGGCAGCTAGGCGAGACTGTGCTGCCTCGGCTGCAGCCGCGCACTGGCGGCCTGCAGCGGATGGATAGCCGGGGCAATCAACTACTGCTGAACTATCGAGCCCTGCTATCCCCAGACCAAATTGCGACCAAAGTACCCCTACAGGATTTGCTCGCAAGACAAGTGAATCCGGAGAGTATTCGCGATCGCATCGTGCTGATTGGTGTCACCTCCACCACTGGCGACTACTGGTCGACCCCCTATGGCGTGCAGACCCAAAATAAAACGCCTGGGGTCTTCCTGCAGGCTCAGAAGATCAGTCAAATCATCAGCACCGTGCAGGATGGTCGGCCCTTGATTTGGGTATGGCCCCAGTGGGCAGAAGCGAGCTGCATTGCCGCTGCCGCTATCGTGGGGAGCCTGCTGGCGTGTCGCTGGAAATCGTCAAAACTGAGCCTTGCTTGCCTGCTACTTGCCGCTGCGTTGGGAGTTGGGGCCTGGGCCGCCCTCCTTATCGGAGGGTGGCTACCCCTAACCCCCACACTCATCGCGCTGGGGGGAGGCGCTGTTGCCACCAAAACCGCCCTCCCGTCGAAATAA
- a CDS encoding DUF1822 family protein, translating into MSLQFDNPVQPVLAMPADLAVWQHCASMSSPEAHWRIYLQQIGLAALLTWLQEESELPVRAWPQPIPLDVWHMVDGLALTLGHKRLVVMLDEAIDAAELRVPQEWVDISDWIADYYIAAYIDVDEEQLVPWGYTTHAQLKALGAYDASDRTYTLRDENLVQDFSVFWVAQQLEQVEATPVEELPDLSTTQADTLIQRLADAPDPRLEIPFIQWGALLKSDRWRQRFYQLRQGLAPINLGGWANQIFDQGWQTLESLLASQSPALGFRSGSVENTVTRGKTIRLITATTDVEIVLALTVKTEADERRHIRIQLHPSEATLLPSDVTLTLELPDREEPLQVVRSTDRDNYIQLPPFRCQAGRPFKVGIYLADATVHEDFIS; encoded by the coding sequence ATGAGTTTACAATTCGACAATCCTGTTCAGCCCGTCCTTGCCATGCCGGCGGATTTAGCCGTATGGCAGCACTGTGCGTCAATGTCTAGTCCTGAGGCTCACTGGCGCATCTATCTGCAGCAGATAGGGTTGGCAGCTTTGTTGACCTGGTTGCAGGAAGAATCTGAGCTGCCTGTGCGCGCTTGGCCTCAGCCGATACCGCTGGATGTCTGGCATATGGTTGATGGACTGGCACTGACCCTGGGTCACAAGCGCCTTGTCGTCATGCTGGATGAGGCCATTGATGCCGCAGAACTGCGCGTGCCCCAGGAATGGGTTGACATCTCAGACTGGATAGCTGATTACTACATCGCTGCCTACATTGACGTCGATGAGGAACAGTTAGTGCCGTGGGGGTACACCACCCATGCTCAGCTCAAGGCTCTGGGAGCTTACGATGCCAGCGATCGCACCTACACGCTCAGGGATGAGAACCTGGTGCAAGACTTCTCTGTCTTTTGGGTCGCCCAGCAGCTAGAACAGGTCGAAGCTACCCCGGTAGAAGAGCTGCCTGACCTTTCTACCACCCAAGCAGATACCCTCATCCAGCGGCTGGCAGACGCTCCCGACCCGAGGCTAGAAATCCCCTTTATTCAGTGGGGAGCCTTGCTGAAGAGCGATCGCTGGCGACAACGCTTTTACCAACTGCGCCAGGGGCTTGCCCCCATCAACCTGGGGGGGTGGGCTAATCAGATCTTTGATCAGGGCTGGCAAACGTTGGAATCATTACTCGCATCTCAGTCGCCAGCCTTGGGGTTTCGGTCAGGGTCAGTTGAGAATACCGTCACCCGAGGCAAGACCATTCGGCTGATCACCGCGACAACTGACGTTGAGATCGTGTTAGCGCTGACTGTGAAGACCGAAGCCGATGAGCGTCGCCACATTCGTATTCAGCTGCATCCCTCTGAGGCGACCTTGTTGCCCAGCGATGTCACCCTGACGCTAGAACTTCCGGACAGGGAAGAGCCACTTCAGGTCGTGCGCTCCACCGACCGGGATAATTACATCCAACTCCCGCCTTTCCGCTGTCAAGCAGGGCGACCCTTTAAGGTCGGCATTTACTTGGCCGACGCCACCGTTCACGAAGACTTTATCAGCTAA
- a CDS encoding sigma-70 family RNA polymerase sigma factor, whose amino-acid sequence MQQQLSGTAVESAELKQSERFWAQYWHQMWRRSPAVARARATAHLCAYLQESCYWASANVTVRFTTVQCTLADGFQIAITCLERILKGYNPDYGSNLQVYARNAFGNVIRDQLRQQQEVNICSDWGLLRRLSQTQLTQSLLAAGLTDATPTVLVWQCFKAICTPDPKKSTRGLPTPSPAQLAQMTERYNQLRYQLSPVPDAIDAQTVLAKLRQSVKAARAYLTPTVTSLNQPQYDDASKESLDDLSLAAGETPMEQLLTIEAYAERQQYVQQLERVLEQAIAALEPPSQALLALYYQQTLTQKEIAAHLNIKQYQVSRKLSRIRQQLLLSIAQWSQESLHISMESAVLASISELIHEWLQRRYRPELLKEPE is encoded by the coding sequence ATGCAACAGCAACTTTCTGGAACAGCCGTTGAAAGCGCTGAACTCAAGCAGTCGGAAAGGTTTTGGGCGCAGTATTGGCATCAGATGTGGCGGCGATCGCCAGCAGTTGCTCGCGCCCGGGCAACCGCACACTTATGCGCTTACTTGCAAGAATCTTGCTATTGGGCCTCCGCTAATGTGACAGTGCGATTCACGACCGTGCAATGCACGCTGGCCGACGGATTTCAGATTGCCATTACCTGCCTAGAGCGCATTCTCAAAGGCTATAACCCTGACTATGGCAGCAATCTGCAAGTTTATGCCCGAAATGCCTTCGGCAATGTGATTCGCGATCAACTCCGCCAACAACAAGAAGTCAATATTTGTAGTGATTGGGGCCTGCTCCGTCGACTGAGCCAGACTCAACTTACGCAGTCGCTGCTGGCTGCCGGGTTAACCGATGCGACGCCCACAGTATTGGTGTGGCAATGCTTTAAAGCGATCTGCACCCCCGACCCTAAAAAGTCAACCCGGGGGCTCCCGACGCCCAGCCCAGCCCAGCTGGCACAAATGACTGAACGCTATAACCAACTGCGCTATCAGCTCAGTCCAGTGCCCGATGCCATAGACGCCCAAACCGTACTCGCAAAGCTGAGGCAATCTGTAAAAGCGGCCCGCGCTTACCTGACCCCAACCGTCACATCCCTGAATCAGCCTCAGTATGACGACGCCAGCAAAGAGTCTCTGGACGATCTTAGCCTGGCTGCAGGCGAGACCCCCATGGAGCAATTGTTGACCATTGAGGCATACGCTGAACGACAGCAATATGTGCAGCAGCTGGAGCGGGTGCTAGAGCAGGCGATCGCAGCCCTGGAGCCGCCTAGCCAAGCACTGCTGGCGCTCTACTATCAGCAAACCTTGACCCAAAAAGAGATTGCTGCTCACCTAAACATCAAGCAATACCAGGTGTCTCGTAAACTCAGTCGGATTCGCCAGCAGCTGTTGCTAAGCATCGCCCAATGGAGTCAAGAGAGCCTGCATATTTCTATGGAGTCTGCCGTATTGGCCAGTATCAGCGAGTTAATTCATGAGTGGTTGCAGCGCCGTTATCGGCCCGAACTGCTGAAGGAGCCAGAATGA
- a CDS encoding DUF928 domain-containing protein — MKYPYLRTLPTLKQIGCWLSLVTIVGWNGVSLAQAPVFVPTPPDQGAPTGRRQGGATRGKCLDYQGLTALVPQVEGVVWSQTASTTPRFFFYVPAALNSDIPLEFVIQDRDDTYVFRKGFFVDAAAGILAIPVAPDAELNNAELNLDETYTWTFVIYCDPERPSASVSVTGTVMRVADSVATNPTAELDPAAQLDRVRQYAAAGIWHEAFSGAIALYQTDPNNATYVETLQALMEQSDLADISLPETIFECCETP, encoded by the coding sequence ATGAAATACCCATACCTTCGTACCTTACCGACCCTCAAACAAATCGGCTGCTGGCTCAGTCTGGTCACGATCGTCGGATGGAACGGCGTATCCCTGGCTCAAGCGCCGGTGTTTGTGCCAACCCCCCCTGACCAAGGTGCACCGACGGGCCGCCGCCAGGGGGGCGCTACCCGAGGGAAATGCCTTGACTACCAAGGACTGACGGCCCTGGTACCCCAAGTGGAAGGGGTTGTTTGGAGTCAGACAGCCAGCACCACCCCTCGCTTTTTCTTTTATGTGCCTGCGGCCTTAAACAGTGATATACCCCTGGAGTTTGTCATCCAAGACCGCGACGATACCTATGTCTTCCGGAAAGGATTTTTCGTGGATGCCGCAGCGGGGATCCTAGCCATCCCGGTCGCACCCGATGCTGAACTCAACAACGCCGAACTCAACCTGGATGAAACGTATACCTGGACGTTTGTTATCTATTGCGATCCTGAGCGTCCGTCAGCGTCGGTGTCTGTCACGGGTACGGTGATGCGGGTGGCCGATTCGGTCGCCACCAATCCGACAGCTGAGCTTGACCCAGCGGCACAGCTTGATCGGGTGCGGCAATATGCGGCAGCAGGTATCTGGCACGAAGCGTTCTCCGGCGCGATCGCTCTCTACCAAACTGACCCCAACAACGCGACTTACGTTGAAACGTTACAGGCCCTGATGGAACAGTCAGATCTTGCCGATATTTCTCTGCCAGAAACGATCTTTGAGTGCTGCGAGACCCCATAA